Part of the Ornithodoros turicata isolate Travis chromosome 6, ASM3712646v1, whole genome shotgun sequence genome, gcgtctgaggaaaacccaagaaaaaccccagacagcacagccggcaccgggatttgaacccgtgtacctcccagtctcgacagtCCCAGTCCCTTCCTTTTCTCTCCTATAGTACCGGAGGCAAGCGCAACCAATGAACGAAGCGCAATGTCTCACTCAACCACGTGAATGTTGCCAGGATAACAACAAACATGAGAGGCACGCGATGCGCTCGCCCTAACACGCGCGTTCGCATCATCAAGGCCTAGACGAGCGGCCAGCCGAACGGACGGGCAGCAGTCCAGGAACGGGGGCCTGTCACCGCGGGGGTGACATGATCAAGGCCACCGGATTCCTTGCCACCCTGCAGGTGCTGTGTCTTGTCGGGGTCTCCTCGGAACTCAGCGACTTTGTCACAAAGTATGAGCGGGTACGCATGCATTCGTTCAACGTCCCGCAGACCAAAGGCGTCGACTCCATGCGGATCAAGCCCGAAGCGCAAGGCGGCTATCGAGTGTCCTTCGAAGCGTACGGCCAGAAATTTAACTTGTCGCTCGCCGAGGACCCTAGGCACGTGAACCGCATCCCTGTATATGTGCACAACAACAGTGGCGTGTCTCGAGTGACTTATGATTCGGACTATACCATCTACATCGGTAGGCTAGAAGACAACCCGCGTTCTGAGGTTATGGGCTATTTCCGCGACGGCATATTCGACGGAGTCATCAGGACAGAGAACAACGTCTACTTTGTGGAACCCGCTGACAGTTTCTTCCTCGAAAAGCAGAATTACGACGCGGTCGTTTACTCTGGCACGGAGGTGATGGCTCCGGACTGTATCACGATGGACGGCGGAGTGCGAGCATGCTTCCAGAATAAGACTCATGCGTACGGGCCATCCAAGATGCTTCAGAAGTTGGAGCCTGATGTTCTCACGCAAATGAGTGGGTGAGTTTTTCAGCATCCACAGGCATTAATGGGAGACCGTGGGTTTATAATAGATCTTGCTACACGGTTGAGCAACCCCAGACACACACTGTGTCGCGGTTGTAGAACGTTAAAATGAACCTTGTGCCGaactatagggtttattcactgacgtcacctcgaAATTATGTTCCCGCGTTGGCTGCCATACGCTTTTTGGATGactattaacgtcgaaaacatggCAATTACTTGAATATGCTATACAAATCACACGGCAAAAAAATTACACCAAATATACAGCGAGTGCGATATGGGTGACGGCTTCGACGGGACCTACAATACGGCGGCCGGTGGCTGCTCATccgcctgctagcgacagtggcggtctcctgcggatgacttCATGTGGAACCCCCCCTGATGGGAAAGGGTCTAGGCGTACCTGAAcctgtgaataaaccctatatgCGCTGTGCGTGCATTCAGGTAGAACTATGTAGAAGACAGTGCATGAGTTGAGAGGGACTTGAGAGACCTTGTGGTTCGCGCTGTTGTTGTGCAGCATAACACAATCTGTACCGCAGGCAACGACTGAAGGAGTCCAACGCAAATCTGGGCAAAGGATCTAGCCTCCGCGTGTGTGGCATAGAGCTCCTGGCAGATCACTCCTTCTACCGGTCCCGCAATCGCAACATCAACGTGGTGGTCCAGGAGATGATACTGCATCTGCACTACGCCGACCTCGTTTTTCGAAACACTGATTTCAACCTGCCCTTCCGCATTGGCCTTATTCCCGAGAAAGTTACGATATACACTGACCCGAACACTAAAGGCTATCCCCTTGGCCAAGAAGACCTTTCCGCGAAAGACTACCTGGCTAGCTTCTCCTTCTACGTCCAGAGACACTGCCTCGTTGTCGGGTTCTCGCATAGGCCATTCGAAAGCAACACGCTTGGCATCTCGTGAGTTCAGTTGTCTTTTATCTGTACAGGCGCGTTTATTAGTCGGGGATAGTTATTGTGTGCACGAAATTGATCAGCGAACGTTTGCTCGGTGGGCAATACACAGCTATATGTCACTTGACATCATATTATACGCATATTCGGTGCGAGCGCCAAGCGACGAGTGATATCCCTATGGAATATTCTACTAGAAGAAGAAGATAAAATTCTTGcattatgttgagcattcgcacagCGCCGGAATATCGGGACTGACGTATTGcgaacgaagcagacgacactgttggccctgccgtctgctacgaaatatctttTGGCTAATGGTTACAAGAACATGAAAAGACATGACGCTCAGCGCTCGCGCTTACGTGGCTGCAGAAAGTTATGGCGTTTTGCGCGTCTTCCGccggagtattctggggaatgtcgcttgtgCTAATACACGAAATACTGAGTACATACTACGCTGCAGGTTCGTGGCTAACCCGGATCCGGAAGGTCCCGTCGGAGGTATCTGCGAGCTTCCAATGCGCTTCATCGACCAGGATACCATTCACAGCTTCAACATCGCTTCGATCACAACGAGCACATCGAACCGCAAGAGGGTCCCTCACGGTGTTTCTTTCGGTACGGTGACCCACGAGATAGGACATAGCTTCGGTTCACCGCACGATCCGGCAGCGGACCCTGCCTGTCACCCCATTGGAAAGTCTGGATTCTTCATTATGGTCAAGTACTCTGTGGACGGCTCGCTGCCCAACCATCGGGCGTTCTCACCGTGCTCTGTCAGGGACATGCGGAAGGTGATTACAAATTCATTTAGGTGAATTGATTAGATACTGACATGGCGCAATTAAGCACAAGTTTCAGTGCACGTAGCAACCTTTGTTCAACCAAAACAGCTTTGTTTTTTACATTGCTTGACTGTGTAGGACAAGGACTCTCCTTGAAAAGCAGCATTTCACTGCTGCACAAAAGGATACCATTACCATTCCGATTTGAGGAGAGGGAGAGTGATGTACCCTTTTTGTTCCCATTAACATAAACGCAAATTGTCTAAAAAGCACTCTCCAACATATCAGCGGAGAGAACGATACCATTGGGAATGATTGCTAGCTACGAGGGTGTCGTCTGGTGAAGCTCCTACcatggtacagtgctggaaaaGTTCCAGGAACACGGAATTTGCGTCATTTGAAATTCCGGAGCTCCAGTGTTCCATTGTACAAGGCCACAGAATGTACAGTCAGTCAGCAGCCTGTTTGTCAATCTTCGCAAGGTTTGTCTTGAACTGCAGTAGCGAGTGCAACCCTGGCTATCTTCGTCGCAGGTCGTGAAAGCCAAAGGGACGTGTCTAGCCGAGGACGGAGCCCGCTGCGGAAATGGTATCATTGAGCCGGGTGAAGAGTGCGACTGTGGTTCAGACGCCACATGCGAGACTCTGGACCCGTGCTGCAGTCCAGCCATGTCTCAGGTTCCTCAAGATCTCCTGGTGCCTTCTGCGCCACGCGATAGGCCGTGCACTATACGGCGTACAGGGGGCAACACCTGCAGCCCTCGTTCTTCAGCTTGCTGTAACGAACAATGTGGTGCCATGGTTCTTTCTACGGGGTAAAGTACATTGCTCCTTCTCGAGTATATACACGTCGGATGATGGGCTTCCTGCGACTAACATGCCGTGTACGAATGCAGGCGTAACACAACGTGTCGACCATTTGACGAGTGCATGGCGACTGGGATGTGCGACGACAAAGGTGTATGCAGACCAGTTACACCACACGCTGATGGGTATCCCTGCAGGGTAACTAACGACCTTGCACGTACATGCGCGCAGAATGAAAGCCGCTATCACTACTGCCTTGTAGCAAGCGCGAatttacgcctttttgtgacacttaacaCAACtgcttaagtgtcacaaaaagccgtTTTCAGCACATTAGGAATGAGAACTttatcattctgaatgacagTCGCCTCTCAGCATGTTATGGGTTTTTCTATTTTTAGTGAAGTGTAGTGACGTCAGCCCACGCTGGTCGTTCCTTAGCGTCAACCCGCAATGCGTTGCTAAAAATAACGTCCACGGGGCATCCTTTTGTGATTAATAATCCTCAGAAGGGCCATCAGGGCGTGGCCTTACAACATTAAAAACATAGTCTTTCTCTTTGCAGGGAACCAAGAAAACGTGCAGACGGGGCAAGTGCTCTTCGACTCCTTGCCAGGACAAAGGCATGCAGGACTGCGTATGCATGGAGGAAGGGAAATACGGCAACAACGAGTGTCATATCTGCTGCAGGAATAGCAGTCACGGACTCTGTATGCCTGCCATAGAGTTTGGAGTGAAAGCGCACGATGGACGACTCTTTGTACAGAGGTCCGATTTCTTCTGCCACGGGCGACGAGGACAGTGTGACGGGTAGTGTATCTATATCGAATCTCTTCTCGCGGGTCTGAAAGGCTGAAATTAGGGTGCCCCGATAACTAGCTAGGGTGAACCATGGGGTGAAggcaaccgcgtcgtctgctacgaacttCCGCCATCTTTACCCCACGCACAGCTCGCGATACGCCCAAAAATGTGTAGCTATACCCGTAGCTACACACTACATTTTGGAGTTGAGTAAATACACAGGAAAGCAGGTTTAAAAATGGTGAAATCGGTACACAGCACGGTAAGCGTGGGCGTAAACATGGCGGCTTTGTGGCACTCTcttctacaaagggtgactccacccTATACActgagggagctagtattcagggtGCCCAAGCTGAAATCTGTGGGGCACTCCCCCGTGCGTTGATTGTCGGTCAAATTTTGCagcgcctccccccccccccctccaattaCACCATGCTACACCTCTCATCATAACATCTCTCAAGAACACCCCCTGCGCATCCTCTAACGTATTGCCAGTGACTCTTACATTTGCGCTGATAAATATAAAGGTAACGTAGTGGGAGCTGATGCCGTTgaaacgcaaaaaaaagaaagaaaaatgtagTGTTCTTTAGAGCCCTGCACAGGCCCGACCCGGCaacgcgggccgggccgggctgggcttgttattggctgcgtgctccgggccgggccaggaccgggccgacaaacatgtttccgggAGTCAGGTTTggccgggtcacgcagctaatttcACACAATGGAGGACTGTTAGTCCATATCATCCCGTGCTTGTGTCATTCCTCTGCGTATATTTGCAAAACTaagcaaaggacactgcattatgcgtacgATTCAACACTCCAGAACATTCTCAAGGCCGCTTCACATTGCTCCGGACTCCTCACGTgtttcacaatcacgttcggAAAGCTTGGTGAGAAGGGTAGGGATTGGGAGGAGGAGCTTGTCGAcaacatcctctacctccgcaaaaactTGATAGCGAAACGATAACGCGtttgcccgcgtgcgttctggtctcgtgctgttgcgGTGTTAAACCGTaagcacttgtatgtttgtggccttgtcttctgttcttataaatttacttataaatttgtttaatAAGCGCCACCGGGCCAGGTCGGactgcataaaaatatgaagatgcgggccatttttcgatgcgcccgggtcgggtcgggcccggaaaagtcggcccgtgcagggctctagtatTCTCCAAAGAATAAAATcccgcgaaagaacgatgagcgtaggtgacctacagagcgagcgcggtgacctgttccgcacacctttgagaAATCCTTTTCCTCTCGGGAAAAGAGGGCATCGCAGAACTAGAGGACGTTGTGatgtatgctactcccctcacgtgaccagtgacgtacagcggaacagctcaagcatgtagaAGCCGCGCGTGAGgtgcgaagaaaaaacaaaaacaaggcacggagcctccaacacgtcacgagagcatcgtgtcggccgtccgcggctgctttctccgactgttcctaaattcgattgcacagctaacAGCGAacatattttgcatggtgactcctggtggacagcttggcAGATTGATAGATGTTCTTCAGTGCATCATACACGCATTATACTGCATTGTACTGATGAGGAAATCTTCCACATGTCGTGTTTGGCAGAAACAAACCCTCGAAGACACTTCCAGCGAGTCCATCTCTGACGTCAGAAGAGCGAGAGAGCTTATAAGGCTAAaagcgatttaaaaaaaaaaacccagtgCGAGGGGACAACGAAAGGGACAAAGGACCAGACAAACACAGCACTGTAGATCCATTCTAAAAGCGAAAACCCCAATTTACTGGGGCTTTTGTCGCTTTCAAAATGGATCACAATTCCGCCCGGATCTTAGCTTCGCGCAGGCACGTGACTTCTCTGTAGCCGCCTCATTGGCGGAGACGCCTCCAGTGACGTCTTTCGCTTTGCACGTGTGCGCTAATACATACGTCAACCTTGTTCGTTTCAGTTTCGGCATCTGCATCGTGTCTCCGACGATCTCGCACAGCAGCACTTCGACTGCGGACTGCAGAATTCCTTTGCGGATCTTATTGTGGGCAACATTGGCGTTATTGACGTTGCAAGTGCGGCGACGGACCGTGGTGCACTGACGCTTATTTGTCTTGCGTGTGATTATGCACAATGAAAGGGTTACATGTCCCGCCATTCCAGCAAAGTCGACAAATGAGTCGCTCAATTGTGGCAACTGAAAATAGAATTAAAAGATGTGTTGCTACATGCGTGACTTGCGGGAAAGTTAACCAGTGAAATGCACTTTACCTACAACTAAAAACTGAACTTTTGTTAAACGCGGTGgcagtacgcctttttgtggctatTTGGATACAACTGTCACAAAAGCGACGTCCAGCGTACCGTACTGTCTGAGAACCCTACTCAAATATCGCATTTCAAATACTTGATAGCATTTTTTCGGAAGTGTTTTTACTATACTCCAAACAGTGGTTTATGCACACACCCCTCCCCAAACACCCCCCAAAGTTTGGCAACACCCCCTGGCAACTTCTTCCTGTATACTGCTGTTTTgcaaccccctcccccctcgaGCTTGCGGTTCTTGATAAACTACTGACTCCAAATACTACGAACTACTTTGTATCTCAAGTACTTTCTCGCTTCAGTATGGTATGGTATCTAGTTTggtatgcacacacacacacgcataaaaATCGCCAAGTGTGTACCTGTTCTTTTTGTGTACCGTCCCCGTACCTTTCGTATTGGTTCATCGGCGTAACTTTCGAATAGTCCGTTTGTGGAGCTTTTTCCCTAATCATACTAAACCCACCCTAAATATCGACGCTCCGTACGCTGAATGTATAGGAAAGGGAAACCCCATTAGGCTATCCGTGTAGAGCGGATATTGTGCTTTCCGTGCGGGGCTTCGGAGCGACTGGATATGTGCCTACTCTACAGCTTCGTCCTATTGAGTCGCTCCTTCCAAGTGAGGCTTCATCCGATTAGCTCGGACTCTCACATTACCACGCGCAGTATACATGATCAAAGAAACGGGTGTAAGGCATACGCACAAGAGACAAGCGCAGACACAAACTCCTATCCTCTTTGGCCCGCGCACAACACaatattttgttttttgtttttcgttttcgaAAAGTAGCTTCTGCACTCTCACACTGACGGCCGACCACTGGGTCGCTATCACTCCAGTCATGCGGTGTGTAGCAAGAGTTGCTAGTCTTGtaaaagttgtttcaccacatGTATAGTCTTAATGTGGCGAAGCCAACTCCACGACTCAACGGGAGTTGCAGTTTCGGGACTCTCGTCAAATGCAGCTTTCTCTTTCGTAATACACCTTCGAACGCTTGATAGGATAAACTCTGTTCCACACAGCTTCTATGTGGACTCTAACGCAAGTGCGTGGCTAAGTACGCCAACGAACTctccgtatagagctcgttatATGTgcgatacactcttaaaaatgaacttcaccgcatagcacgctcctagccagccattatctcgaacgatattgttatgtgtcctgatttgttgaaactgggaggcgtacgccttttttgtgacacttacgccgttcataattgtcacaaaaaagatgtttttagcaaatcagggcacataacaatatcattcgagataatggctggctaggagcatgctatgcagtgaagttcatttctgagagtgtagttTCGCGCTGTGCGCGTTACACATACAGCACACGAGATATGGTACACACGCTAAGTGCGGAACATACTGTACGCGTGTGTGCTTTCTACGTGCAATCCACCTTGAAAAGTAAGCAAATCGGCATTACGATAAATCTGCGGTGCTAAGTGACAGACTGCGCCAAAAGTGTTGAATATTGCTCGTTGTTAGGGGGATGGTGTTAAGTTATGGTAGCGAGTTGTTATTAAAGGGAAATGTCAACCACCTTTATAGACAGATGGCTTTGCTTGAAAACATGCAACTAGTGTTACTCTACTTCAAAAGGTTTTCTCGAGACACTTACACGGATTTTGTTGGCGACGGACGGACTTCGATCATGGAGCGCTATATAGCATTTGGTAAGTCCACATTTTTCTTGCTGAAATCATTTACAGCCCAATTCAAGACCGACAGCGAGACTTGACGATTTCGGGACCGTATATAGATTTTGTGCTACCGGAGAAGTCGCCTCCGTGCAACGTCTGTGAGACCACAATGTACCTTTTTGTACCTGATGCTTCTAAACACAGTAGTTTCAATACACTTTATCACCACAATGAACGAAAGCAAagcatatgtatatatataaaaaaacgtgAAAGGttgtcaaaaataaaaaattatggGAAAAAATTTGATATTGCCGCTAAATGTCGCAACATTCGCCGTGACGGTCTCCAAATTTCTTTGTAAAATGTTTGTGATATCTTTGTAGAAGGGAGATTAACACTGGACACAGTTTTCCACATGTTTCAAACTCGTTTCTTCGTTACAGCACGTGTCTATTTGCAATATTTATATAGTGCATATGATGGCGTTATGGTCTGAAAAATTATAGCGGTTGCGCCGCACGCAAACCATCTGCGGTCACAGCGCAAGGATCGCCCTTCGCTGCTGTAGCATTTCGTATGCTTTTGGCAGCGTACCAAAGGGTACAGTCGGATTTTTTGTTATTAATTAGTGGAAGGGAACTCGGAAGCAAAGGAAGAGACGTACATAGCTATAATACAAAAATGTCTACATGCTCCCGtgacatagtggttaggatggcccctttccacgccgagactgggaggtgacgccggttcgaatccccgcaccggctcgtgctctctggggttttccctgggttttccggcagactttccagacgaatgtcggcacagttcttcttgaagtcggcccaggacgcatactagcccctcTGAACGCCGCtcagagccacagttgcttcgcagcgctaacacggaatttagaAACAACAACGTCTCTTCGTA contains:
- the LOC135398146 gene encoding disintegrin and metalloproteinase domain-containing protein 10-like, translating into MIKATGFLATLQVLCLVGVSSELSDFVTKYERVRMHSFNVPQTKGVDSMRIKPEAQGGYRVSFEAYGQKFNLSLAEDPRHVNRIPVYVHNNSGVSRVTYDSDYTIYIGRLEDNPRSEVMGYFRDGIFDGVIRTENNVYFVEPADSFFLEKQNYDAVVYSGTEVMAPDCITMDGGVRACFQNKTHAYGPSKMLQKLEPDVLTQMSGQRLKESNANLGKGSSLRVCGIELLADHSFYRSRNRNINVVVQEMILHLHYADLVFRNTDFNLPFRIGLIPEKVTIYTDPNTKGYPLGQEDLSAKDYLASFSFYVQRHCLVVGFSHRPFESNTLGISFVANPDPEGPVGGICELPMRFIDQDTIHSFNIASITTSTSNRKRVPHGVSFGTVTHEIGHSFGSPHDPAADPACHPIGKSGFFIMVKYSVDGSLPNHRAFSPCSVRDMRKVVKAKGTCLAEDGARCGNGIIEPGEECDCGSDATCETLDPCCSPAMSQVPQDLLVPSAPRDRPCTIRRTGGNTCSPRSSACCNEQCGAMVLSTGRNTTCRPFDECMATGMCDDKGVCRPVTPHADGYPCRGTKKTCRRGKCSSTPCQDKGMQDCVCMEEGKYGNNECHICCRNSSHGLCMPAIEFGVKAHDGRLFVQRSDFFCHGRRGQCDGFGICIVSPTISHSSTSTADCRIPLRILLWATLALLTLQVRRRTVVH